The stretch of DNA AGACGGTCAGCCGGACATTGAACGCGTTCCGGCGCGACAAGCTGATCGAGATCGATCACATCACCAGCATCAAATTGCTGAACCTCACCGAAATTCGCCTTCTGGCGGACGGCGAGGGTTTCTGACTTAGAGCCCGATCCGAAAGTTTTTGAACAATACCAGCCTGTTGTGATTCATCCGTCTTTGCAGAGAGATGGAGTGAATGGTGACATGGACTGGTATTGCCCGGCGCGAGTATAGCCGGGAAAGATTGCGATATCCATCGGACATGACGGACGGGGAGTGGACTTTGATCATGCCATTTGTGCCCCCGGCGAAACGGGGCGGTCGTCCGCGCACGACGGATATGCGCGAGGTGGTCAATGCGATGCTCTACATAGCCTCGGCCGGGTGTGCGTGGCGTCTGCTGCCGAAATGCTTTCCGCCGGTCTCGACCATCAGGCGCTATTTTTACGCCTGGCGTGATGCCGGAGTGTTCGAGGTCATGAATACGGTGCTGGTCATGAGCCTGCGCGAGATCGAGGGACGTGACGCCTCTCCGAGCGCGGGCGTGATTGACAGCCAGTCGGTGAAAACCACGGAAAGCGGCGGGATTTCGGGCTATGACGCGGGGAAGAAGGTCAAGGGCCGCAAGCGCCATATCGTGACGGATACCTGCGGCTTCCTGATCTTTCTCCTCGTTCATGCCGCTGATATCCAGGACCGTGATGGGGCCGTTGATGTTCTGGCAGCGATACGTAGGCGCTTTCCCTGGCTGCGCCACATCTTCGCTGATGGCGGCTATGCTGGCGACAAATTGCGATCCGCGCTCGCCTCCATGGGAAAATGGACCCTCGAAATCATCAGGCGGTCCGATACGGTGAAGGGTTTTCAGATCCTGCC from Kozakia baliensis encodes:
- a CDS encoding IS5 family transposase translates to MVTWTGIARREYSRERLRYPSDMTDGEWTLIMPFVPPAKRGGRPRTTDMREVVNAMLYIASAGCAWRLLPKCFPPVSTIRRYFYAWRDAGVFEVMNTVLVMSLREIEGRDASPSAGVIDSQSVKTTESGGISGYDAGKKVKGRKRHIVTDTCGFLIFLLVHAADIQDRDGAVDVLAAIRRRFPWLRHIFADGGYAGDKLRSALASMGKWTLEIIRRSDTVKGFQILPRRWVVERTFAWLGRCRRLAKDWEQSIASSTAWTLIASIRMLTRRTARHCQG